A stretch of DNA from Pasteurellaceae bacterium RH1A:
GTTTACGTCAATATAGACAATATTCTGCCAAAGCCGTGAAGACGGGCTATAAGGGCTGGCCCCCTCTGGGTTGGCTGGGAAGAGGGCGTGAATCGGGTTCAGCCCCACAAAGTCCCCGCCTTTTTGAGCAAGTTTGGTCAAAAATTCTTTCAGATCACCAAAATCTCCAATTCCCCAGTTGCGGTTGGAACGCAGGGTGTAGAGTTGCAGGATAGAACCCCAAAGTTTTTGCTTGGCCTGGATTTCAGGGATTTGGTAGGCGGTTTGAGGGGTAACGATCAGACGGCACTGTGCAGTTCCCACGCTTAAAGTGTGGTAGCCAAGAGGGAGATCGAGCGGTAAATTCACGGCATTTTTGCTGATTTTTCCCTTGAGGTTAGCCCCACTTTCTAGGCTGATTTGCCACTCGGTCGGTTTTTTCTTGGCGTTTTTTGCAAAATTCAGGGCTAATTCAACCGCTTGTTTTTCTTGGATAACCTTTACAGGGGGCAAAAGGCCTTGTTTATGCGGTTGGCCTAGGAGATCGGAAATTTTTTGGGTAACGGCTTCATCAGCGAAAACCTTTTCGCCACGCTCGTCAAAGAAATAAGGGGTTAAAAGAGGGTGTGTCATAGTTACTGCCTTATGATTTTCCCCCGTCCCCTCCCCCGCTTGCGGGGGAGGGCTAGGGTGGGGGGACTAATTAAAAAAATTATTTGTTAATCTTCGGGTAAAATTTTAAGGATTTTGGTTCCGCTTGTATTGTTCTTGAGCTTCGCTCAATCCCCCCACCCTAACCCTCCCCCGCAAGCGGGGGAGGGGATCATTTTTCGCTCCCCCTGCTTGCGAGGGGAGCTGCCTAAGGCTGAGGGGGAAACTTCTATCCCTTCACCCCACCAGAAGTCAATCCACCAACTAACCAGCGTTGGGCGAGGATAAAGACCACGGTAATCGGGATGGCGGAGAGAATGGCGGCTGCGGCAAAGTCACCCCAGAGGTAGTTTTGTGGGTGGAGGTATTGCTGCATACCAACTGCTAGGGTGTAGTTTTCCACATCTCGCAAGAGCAAGGAGGCCACAGGCACTTCGATGATGGAGGAGATAAAGGAAAGGATAAAGACCACGGCTAGAATTGGCACGGAAAGTGGCAATAAAATCAAGCGGAAGGTCTGCCATGGGGTTGCACCATCAAGTGAAGCCGCTTCTTCTAGGGATTTATCGATGGTTTCAAAGTAGCCCTTGATGGTCCATACATGCATGGCGATCCCACCTAAATAGGCAAAGATCACGCCACCGTGGGTATTTAATCCCAAAAACGGAATGTAGTCGCTTAAACGGTCAAAGAGGGCATATAAGGCCACTAAGGACAGCACTGCCGGGAACATTTGGAAAATCAGCATGGATTTCAAAAGCATACTCTTACCCGCAAAACGCAGGCGGGCAAAGGCGTAGGCCGCTGTGGTGGACAGGGCCAAGGTAATGATGGCTGTGATGGTGGCCACTTTTACCGAGTTCCAGAGCCATAAGAGCACAGGGAAAGGCGGTGGGGTGACCGTGCCATCAGCGTGGGTAACACTTATACCCAGGGCCAACTGCCAGTGCTCAAAGGAGATCTGACTTGGGATCAGTTCCCCCAGGGCCAGGTTGCCTGGCCGGAGGGAAATGCCCAAGATCATGAGCATAGGGAACATAATCAGGGCACAAAATGCAATCAAAAAGAAGTGGGTTGCAAAGAGCCGCGTTTTCATGGATTTAGGTTGTACGATAGCCATAGTATTCACCTTTTGTAGGGTGGGCATCCCTGCCCACCGTATTTCATTGTAATGTATGGAACAGAAATACCCTCTGTTATTTTTGGTGGGCAAGGATGCCCACCCTACTAGTCTTGAGACAATTTGGTCAAGCGGATTTGGAAGAGTGCCATAATGCTGACCAGTAAGAAGATAATCACTGCAATGGCGGCAGCGAGGCCGAAGTCTTGTGTGCCACTGCCCTCAAAGGCGATACGGTAGGTATAGCTTACAAGCAAGTCAGTATGGCCGGCTGGCGTGGTGGTGCCTACCATATTCGGGCCACCCATGGTTAAGAGCTGGATAAGCACGAAGTTATTGAAGTTAAAGGCAAAGCTGGCAATCATTAGTGGCATAAGCGGCTTGATAAGAAGCGGCATGGTGATCTTGCTAAAGTTCTGCCAGACACTGGCCCCATCAATGGCCGAGGCTTCATAGAGGTCAGTCGGGATGGCCTTGAGCAAGCCCATGCAGACGATCATCATGTAAGGATAGCCCAACCAGGTATTGACGATAAGTAGCATCACTTTTGCTAATGTTGGGTCGTTAAACCACTCTGGGCGAATGCCGAAGAGGTTGTCTAAAATCAGGTTGATTTCCCCGAAGCTCTGGTTAAAGAGCCCCTTAAAGACCAGGATGGAGATAAAGCCCGGCACCGCATAAGGCAGAATGAGGAGCAAACGATAAACGGCCTTACCCTTGAGGGCTTCCCATTGCACCAGTGAGGCGAAAATCATGCCCAGCATTGTTGTGAAAAGCACGGTGAGGAAGGCGAAAATCACTGTCCAAACAAAGATCTTAACGAAAGGCTCTTGCACGCCCTTGTCAGTCAGGATTTTGACAAAGTTGTTCCAGCCCACACCCACGGTAAAGCCTGGTTCTAGGCGTTCGCCAACAAAGTTACCCTGGTCGTCAATTTCTTGGAAGAAGCCAGTTTCGTAATTAGGGCGGTAGGTTT
This window harbors:
- the malG gene encoding maltose transporter permease (with MalKFE is involved in the transport of maltose into the cell); amino-acid sequence: MAIVQPKSMKTRLFATHFFLIAFCALIMFPMLMILGISLRPGNLALGELIPSQISFEHWQLALGISVTHADGTVTPPPFPVLLWLWNSVKVATITAIITLALSTTAAYAFARLRFAGKSMLLKSMLIFQMFPAVLSLVALYALFDRLSDYIPFLGLNTHGGVIFAYLGGIAMHVWTIKGYFETIDKSLEEAASLDGATPWQTFRLILLPLSVPILAVVFILSFISSIIEVPVASLLLRDVENYTLAVGMQQYLHPQNYLWGDFAAAAILSAIPITVVFILAQRWLVGGLTSGGVKG
- the malF gene encoding maltose transporter (with MalKGE is involved in maltose transport into the cell), giving the protein MQPITSLPTSSPWVKRAFVALCYLLAFYLVFTIYLQGEILFALLVLVVVTSGIYVFSSERTYRWRYVYPGVSAMGIFVLFPLLCTVVIAFTNYSGSNQLSFEQVLKQLQSQRYSAGEKLDFKLFEAGDNRYQIALSQPSVQKNYLSDPLVLSEVSGDLEVKEVQALPETAVAPLRVITQNRKFLQGIQVVLPSQEMLSMSSLRQFSEQKPRYKFEDSMQDLTNLETGKTYRPNYETGFFQEIDDQGNFVGERLEPGFTVGVGWNNFVKILTDKGVQEPFVKIFVWTVIFAFLTVLFTTMLGMIFASLVQWEALKGKAVYRLLLILPYAVPGFISILVFKGLFNQSFGEINLILDNLFGIRPEWFNDPTLAKVMLLIVNTWLGYPYMMIVCMGLLKAIPTDLYEASAIDGASVWQNFSKITMPLLIKPLMPLMIASFAFNFNNFVLIQLLTMGGPNMVGTTTPAGHTDLLVSYTYRIAFEGSGTQDFGLAAAIAVIIFLLVSIMALFQIRLTKLSQD